One window from the genome of Solea solea chromosome 13, fSolSol10.1, whole genome shotgun sequence encodes:
- the mettl25b gene encoding protein RRNAD1 isoform X2 — MWPLSLLAFRATAHALAFPRDCRRERGGGGGGGSGGSPVPQEFQENQSQSSLLGHIFRKHVKPKKQHEIRRLGALVKQLCDQTDCSRVVDVGSGQGHLTRFLSFGLGLSVTAMEADRTLVAMASRFDGQLLWALEKEKQKKNGASLLPGSHSSPRHVSAWVNPKASWEAFIKQLTTADCSSEVPPPSGSSKKNLRGSGRHRGRSHDVQASPPHSSKDSDATSKIESEERSSTCCPSIPVQPVCEQVICPDDTALQAHQDFVLTGLHACGDLSATLLRHFVSCPHVRGITSVACCYMKITTRENPTPPGLVESPAPLTLCQESDPSEFGYPMSSWVRGLSGHQLSYKAREGACHAVEDYVRRLREESELLRTHCYRAMLETFIRDTRPELRRAGIQTIKKAHMLPFTEYARLGLARVGLPPDMDLDPERVETMLKQQVRVVVYFSLTLLLAPVVETLVLLDRIIYLQENGLDSRLVALFDPDFSPRNFVLVALKPRE; from the exons ATGTGGCCGCTGTCACTGTTGGCTTTCCGTGCCACTGCCCACGCCCTGGCCTTTCCCAGGGACTGCAGGCgggagcgaggaggaggaggaggcggtggcAGCGGCGGCTCGCCAGTACCACAAGAGTTCCAGGAAAACCAGAGTCAGAGTTCACTGCTCGGCCACATCTTCAGGAAACACGTCAAGCCCAAGAAACAACATGAGATCCGCAGGCTGGGCGCG ctgGTAAAACAACTGTGTGACCAGACGgactgcagcagagtggtggaCGTTGGCTCTGGACAG GGTCACCTGACTCGCTTCCTGTCCTTCGGGCTGGGACTGTCTGTGACCGCCATGGAGGCGGATCGCACCCTGGTTGCCATGGCGTCCAGGTTTGATGGACAGTTGCTGTGGGCCCTGGAGAAGGAGAAGCAGAAAAAA AATGGTGCATCTTTGCTCCCAGGATCACACTCCTCTCCCCGCCATGTGTCTGCCTGGGTAAACCCCAAGGCATCATGGGAGGCTTTCATTAAGCAGCTGACTACAGCAGATTGTTCCAGCGAAGTTCCTCCTCCATCTGGATCCAGCAAAAAAAACCTGCGGGGCTCTGGGCGTCATCGGGGTCGTTCCCACGATGTACAGGCCTCTCCGCCTCACAGCTCCAAGGACTCTGATGCTACAAGCAAAATTGAGTCAGAGGAACGATCATCTACCTGCTGTCCGTCCATCCCTGTCCAGCCTGTCTGTGAGCAGGTCATTTGTCCTGACGACACTGCCCTGCAAGCCCACCAAGACTTTGTCCTGACCGGTCTCCATGCCTGCGGTGATCTCAGCGCCACCCTCCTCCGCCACTTTGTCAGCTGTCCGCATGTTCGCGGTATCACCTCTGTGGCGTGCTGCTACATGAAAATCACCACCAGAGAAAACCCCACCCCTCCAGGACTGGTGGAATCCCCTGCTCCCTTGACACTGTGTCAAGAATCGGATCCCTCCGAGTTTGGCTACCCGATGAGCTCCTGGGTGCGGGGACTGTCAGGACATCAGCTGTCTTATAAGGCACGGGAGGGGGCGTGTCACGCTGTGGAGGATTATGTGCGTAGGCTGCGGGAGGAGAGCGAGCTGCTGAGGACACACTGCTACCGGGCGATGCTGGAGACTTTCATCAGGGATACGAGGCCAGAACTACGTCGAGCAGGAATCCAGACGATAAAGAAAGCTCACATGTTACCCTTCACAGA gTACGCCCGCCTGGGTCTGGCCCGTGTTGGCCTGCCTCCAGACATGGACCTGGACCCGGAGCGGGTGGAGACCATGCTGAAGCAGCAGGTCAGGGTGGTGGTGTACTTCAGTCTGACCCTGCTCCTGGCTCCTGTGGTGGAGACACTGGTGCTGCTGGACAGGATCATCTACCTGCAGGAGAACG GTCTGGACAGTCGCCTAGTCGCTCTGTTCGACCCAGACTTCTCCCCCAGAAACTTTGTGCTGGTCGCTCTGAAGCCCCGAGAATAA
- the mettl25b gene encoding protein RRNAD1 isoform X1, which yields MFTAGVSAEEQKELATRLCGFLSRYTHRLTDSYIIEFFTEDLWHTLPSRWQQALQDLSYPQIADLLLDATHGDRRYPTMWPLSLLAFRATAHALAFPRDCRRERGGGGGGGSGGSPVPQEFQENQSQSSLLGHIFRKHVKPKKQHEIRRLGALVKQLCDQTDCSRVVDVGSGQGHLTRFLSFGLGLSVTAMEADRTLVAMASRFDGQLLWALEKEKQKKNGASLLPGSHSSPRHVSAWVNPKASWEAFIKQLTTADCSSEVPPPSGSSKKNLRGSGRHRGRSHDVQASPPHSSKDSDATSKIESEERSSTCCPSIPVQPVCEQVICPDDTALQAHQDFVLTGLHACGDLSATLLRHFVSCPHVRGITSVACCYMKITTRENPTPPGLVESPAPLTLCQESDPSEFGYPMSSWVRGLSGHQLSYKAREGACHAVEDYVRRLREESELLRTHCYRAMLETFIRDTRPELRRAGIQTIKKAHMLPFTEYARLGLARVGLPPDMDLDPERVETMLKQQVRVVVYFSLTLLLAPVVETLVLLDRIIYLQENGLDSRLVALFDPDFSPRNFVLVALKPRE from the exons ATGTTTACAGCAGGTGTGTCAGCGGAGGAGCAGAAGGAGCTCGCGACGCGGCTCTGCGGCTTCCTGTCCCGGTACACACACCGACTCACCGACTCCTACATCATC GAGTTCTTCACTGAGGACCTGTGGCACACATTgcccagcaggtggcagcaggcGTTACAGGACCTGTCCTACCCACAGATCGCAGATCTCTTACTGGACGCTACGCATGGAGACAGGAG ATATCCCACCATGTGGCCGCTGTCACTGTTGGCTTTCCGTGCCACTGCCCACGCCCTGGCCTTTCCCAGGGACTGCAGGCgggagcgaggaggaggaggaggcggtggcAGCGGCGGCTCGCCAGTACCACAAGAGTTCCAGGAAAACCAGAGTCAGAGTTCACTGCTCGGCCACATCTTCAGGAAACACGTCAAGCCCAAGAAACAACATGAGATCCGCAGGCTGGGCGCG ctgGTAAAACAACTGTGTGACCAGACGgactgcagcagagtggtggaCGTTGGCTCTGGACAG GGTCACCTGACTCGCTTCCTGTCCTTCGGGCTGGGACTGTCTGTGACCGCCATGGAGGCGGATCGCACCCTGGTTGCCATGGCGTCCAGGTTTGATGGACAGTTGCTGTGGGCCCTGGAGAAGGAGAAGCAGAAAAAA AATGGTGCATCTTTGCTCCCAGGATCACACTCCTCTCCCCGCCATGTGTCTGCCTGGGTAAACCCCAAGGCATCATGGGAGGCTTTCATTAAGCAGCTGACTACAGCAGATTGTTCCAGCGAAGTTCCTCCTCCATCTGGATCCAGCAAAAAAAACCTGCGGGGCTCTGGGCGTCATCGGGGTCGTTCCCACGATGTACAGGCCTCTCCGCCTCACAGCTCCAAGGACTCTGATGCTACAAGCAAAATTGAGTCAGAGGAACGATCATCTACCTGCTGTCCGTCCATCCCTGTCCAGCCTGTCTGTGAGCAGGTCATTTGTCCTGACGACACTGCCCTGCAAGCCCACCAAGACTTTGTCCTGACCGGTCTCCATGCCTGCGGTGATCTCAGCGCCACCCTCCTCCGCCACTTTGTCAGCTGTCCGCATGTTCGCGGTATCACCTCTGTGGCGTGCTGCTACATGAAAATCACCACCAGAGAAAACCCCACCCCTCCAGGACTGGTGGAATCCCCTGCTCCCTTGACACTGTGTCAAGAATCGGATCCCTCCGAGTTTGGCTACCCGATGAGCTCCTGGGTGCGGGGACTGTCAGGACATCAGCTGTCTTATAAGGCACGGGAGGGGGCGTGTCACGCTGTGGAGGATTATGTGCGTAGGCTGCGGGAGGAGAGCGAGCTGCTGAGGACACACTGCTACCGGGCGATGCTGGAGACTTTCATCAGGGATACGAGGCCAGAACTACGTCGAGCAGGAATCCAGACGATAAAGAAAGCTCACATGTTACCCTTCACAGA gTACGCCCGCCTGGGTCTGGCCCGTGTTGGCCTGCCTCCAGACATGGACCTGGACCCGGAGCGGGTGGAGACCATGCTGAAGCAGCAGGTCAGGGTGGTGGTGTACTTCAGTCTGACCCTGCTCCTGGCTCCTGTGGTGGAGACACTGGTGCTGCTGGACAGGATCATCTACCTGCAGGAGAACG GTCTGGACAGTCGCCTAGTCGCTCTGTTCGACCCAGACTTCTCCCCCAGAAACTTTGTGCTGGTCGCTCTGAAGCCCCGAGAATAA
- the LOC131471179 gene encoding beta-1,4-galactosyltransferase 3-like yields MDTCARVSFPDSTMIKIQPKWRYIFLFLLIQLLVTALLSCKEHKEWLKNAFNIFCQGDGEDVYANLPHVPRDHTGGPVLSYCPVMSPLIVGPIRVRFFSPPSLDYVQRKNPLVVKGGYYKPPDCEARHRTAVIIPFRGREHHLKFLLYYLHPFLQRQQLNYGIYVIHQAGNYTFNRAKLMNVGFSEAMKDKEWDCLFFHDVDLVPLDDRNLYACDSNPKHAAIAMDKFGYNLPYDTYFGGVSAMTPLHYLKINGFPNNYWGWGGEDDDIGLRVTLAGMSLSRPSLRIGRYKMIKHRKDKGNEDNPERLKLLSKTNETWKYDGMNTAQYQIISRTYLPLYTNITVNIGTAGGLY; encoded by the exons ATGGACACATGTGCGCGCGTCAGCTTTCCTGACAGCACCATGATTAAGATCCAGCCGAAGTGGCGTTACATTTTCTTGTTCCTGCTCATCCAGCTGCTGGTCACGGCTCTACTGTCCTGCAAGGAACACAAGGAGTGGCTGAAGAACGCCTTCAACATCTTCTGCCAAGGAGACGGAGAAGACGTGTACGCCAACCTGCCCCATGTCCCCCGGGATCACACAGGTGGACCGGTTCTGTCCTACTGCCCCGTGATGTCCCCTCTCATAG TTGGACCGATCCGTGTCAGGTTCTTTTCGCCGCCCAGTCTGGATTATGTGCAGAGGAAGAATCCCCTGGTGGTGAAAGGAGGATATTACAAGCCTCCAGACTGTGAGGCCCGGCATCGAACCGCCGTCATCATTCCCTTCAGAGGCCGAGAACATCACCTCAAGTTCCTGCTCTACTACCTCCACCCTTTCCTGCAGCGACAGCAGCTCAACTATGGGATTTATGTCATTCATCAG GCCGGAAACTACACGTTTAACCGAGCCAAGCTGATGAACGTGGGCTTCAGTGAAGCCATGAAGGACAAAGAGTGGGACTGTCTCTTCTTCCACGACGTGGACCTGGTTCCTCTGGACGATCGGAACCTGTATGCGTGCGACTCCAACCCCAAACACGCAGCCATCGCCATGGACAAGTTTGGCTACAA TCTTCCCTATGACACGTACTTTGGAGGCGTGTCAGCCATGACTCCACTGCACTACTTAAAAATAAACGGTTTCCCCAACAACTACTGGGGCTGGGGGGGTGAGGACGATGATATCGGGCTCAG GGTGACTCTGGCAGGGATGAGCCTCAGTCGTCCATCATTGCGGATCGGCCGCTACAAGATGATCAAACACAGGAAGGACAAAGGAAACGAGGATAATCCAGAGAG ATTAAAGCTGTTGTCTAAGACGAATGAGACGTGGAAGTATGACGGGATGAACACGGCTCAGTACCAGATCATCTCAAGAACATATCTGCCACTCTACACCAACATCACCGTCAACATTGGCACCGCAGGAGGTCTGTACTGA